The sequence below is a genomic window from Lelliottia sp. JS-SCA-14.
TTCCGGGTGGCAGCACAGCCATTTGGATATCAGGACTTTCTGCTGATTGCCGCCGGAGAGCTCGGTGATGTTTTGCTCGACGGAGTGGCATTTCAGTGCCAGCAGCTGACGCTGGGTCTCGGCAATCTTGCGCTCTTCGCTTTCGCGAAAAAGCCCCATCGCGCCTTTGTAACCGCCGCGCTTCAGGCTGTGGCTAATCGCCATGTTTTGCGCGATGGAGAAGTTGGGGAAAAAGCCATTTTCGCGGCGGCTTTCGGTGATGTAGGCCATCCCTTTTTTCAGCGCGTCGAGCGGGGAGCGCGGCGAGATCTCTTTCCCGTTGAGGTGGATTTCACCGCCCGAGCGCTTGTCGATCCCGAACAGGCAGTCCATCAGCTCCGTGCGCCCGGAGCCTACCAGCCCGGCAAAGCCGAGGATTTCGCCGCGGCTCACGCTGAAGGAGATATCGCGCACTTTTTTCTTGTCGCGGCTGGTGATGTTTTTCACCTCAAACACGGTGTCGCGCTCGACGTTGCCGGTGCTCTCTTTCATGGCGTTAAAGCGGTTTTGCAGCTCGCGGCCCACCATCAGCCGCACGATATCGTCGTTGGTCACTTCACTGACCAGGCCGCTGCAGACGCTACTGCCGTCTTTCATCACCGTGTAGCGATCGCAAATCCGGCGAATTTCGGCGAGTTTGTGAGAGATGTAGACAATCGCGGTACCTTCTTTGCGCAGCTGGTTCATGATCAGAAACAGATAATCGACCTCTTTATTGGTGAGCGAGGAGGTCGGTTCATCCATGATGATCACTTTGGCGTCGAGCATCAGAGTTTTAGCAATTTCCAGCATCTGCTTATGGCTGATCGATAAATTCGCCACTTTCTCATCTAAATCGACTTTTAAACCGATGCGCAATAACATCATCGCGCCGCGAAGTCGCATCTCTTTCCAGTCGATTACCGTCATACCACAGACTTTTTTCGTCAGATGACGACCAATATATAAATTCTCCAGCACCGTTAATTCATCAATAACGCTGAGTTCCTGATAAATAATGCCGATGCCTAATTGTGCCGCCTGTTTGTGATCGAGTTTGTCATACTGTGAGCCTTTAATCGTGATCGTGCCTTTGGTCGGCGCATGTATTCCCGACAGCACTTTCATTAACGTGGATTTACCGGCACCGTTTTCCCCTAATAACGCATGAATTTCGTAAGGGAATATCGTTAAATCAACGGACTTTAATGCGTGAACCGGACCAAAAGATTTGCCGATCCCCGCCATTGAAATAGTGGGCGTGTGCATTACGGGCCTCAATCATTTGTAGGTGGTGGCATCGGTGTGCGTATTTCCCCTCACCCTAACCCTCTCCCCAAAGGGGAGAGGGGACCGCACGGAGCCGTCTTTTCCCCCTCGCCCCTTTGGGGAGAGGGCCGGGGTGAGTCCTGTAGGCCTGATAAGCGCAGCGCCATCAGGCATTTTTACGGATTACTTCGTCACCAGAATCGAATCCACCAGCTTAAATTCCGGGGCTTTTTCCAGCGGGATCACCTTGCCGGTTTTCGCGGCGTCGACCATCAGTTTCAGCCCCGTCGCGCCGATATCCGCCGGGTTCTGCGCCACGGTGGCGGTCATCAGGCCACCATCCACCATCTTGCGGGCTTCCGGAATACCATCCGTGCCCACGACCAGGATTTTGCCGGTCTTGCCCGCGTTAGCCACGGCCTGAGCCACGCCCATCGCCATGGTATCGTTGGCGCA
It includes:
- the alsA gene encoding D-allose ABC transporter ATP-binding protein AlsA, whose protein sequence is MHTPTISMAGIGKSFGPVHALKSVDLTIFPYEIHALLGENGAGKSTLMKVLSGIHAPTKGTITIKGSQYDKLDHKQAAQLGIGIIYQELSVIDELTVLENLYIGRHLTKKVCGMTVIDWKEMRLRGAMMLLRIGLKVDLDEKVANLSISHKQMLEIAKTLMLDAKVIIMDEPTSSLTNKEVDYLFLIMNQLRKEGTAIVYISHKLAEIRRICDRYTVMKDGSSVCSGLVSEVTNDDIVRLMVGRELQNRFNAMKESTGNVERDTVFEVKNITSRDKKKVRDISFSVSRGEILGFAGLVGSGRTELMDCLFGIDKRSGGEIHLNGKEISPRSPLDALKKGMAYITESRRENGFFPNFSIAQNMAISHSLKRGGYKGAMGLFRESEERKIAETQRQLLALKCHSVEQNITELSGGNQQKVLISKWLCCHPEVIIFDEPTRGIDVGAKAEIYKVMRQLADDGKVILMVSSELPEIIAVCDRIAVFCEGRLTQILTNRDNMSEEEIMAWALPQE